In the Alistipes provencensis genome, ATGACAGATATCAACGGATTATTCATTGCAGATGAATTCAAGTCCCGATATATAATGCTCTTTTCCTCCTAAGGCATACTTGTAATGCTCGTTGCCTCTTGTGAAGTCGATTGAAACTATTTCATCATCCTTAATCAGTTTCTCGATGAATGCGGATAAAAGCAATATACCAGGAGAATATCTGGAATATTGCTCGTTTGTAGATACAGCCATAAGGACAATTTGTCGATGTGTTTTATCCACTCCATAATTAAAGGCAGAGCAAAGTTTGCCGTCAATCGTTTTCAAGGAGATAAATCTGGAGTTTCCGTCGTGAGTATACGGAGCATATTCTTTAAAACGGTACCATCCTCTATGCAAAATATTGGTGGATATGAAGTTTAAGATGCGCCATTTGACAGTCATGCCATCAAATCTGTTTTTTTCGGTCACTCTCTCAGCTCTGAATTCCGAGAATGCGGCTATGTCCACGTTTTTGTCATCAAAATCATAGATAAATTTGACATTGTCTTTGACTGCCCGGTTACGGGCAGTACGTATATTTTGCCGAGAATTCTTTGATAGCATTCTTATATATTCTTCTGAAGATGCAGGAAGGCTTAGCCCGACACATATGCTTTTCCTTTCTGTTATGATTTTATAGTTAATCTTGATGAACTGCGCCAGCTCGGTTGTGGTCTTGAGGTTTTCGAAATAAAAACGATCGATGTGAAAGCTGTCTTTTAGGTTGGCAAATAGGAATCTCGCTACCGCCTCATCCCACTCGTCGTATATGAAGTTAAGGTAATCCGACCATTGCCCCCGTCCAAACAAGTAGATGCCCTTGCGGTTAAACTTCCCGAACGTGCGATGGACAATCCATAGGGGGGCAATCAGTTTTATATTTCCGTTTTTGCGAACTATTGCATATCCGATGTCAAACTTCTTGTCTCTGATGTCATAATTGAGCGCGTTGAGCATTGCATACCAGTTGTACGATTGGAAGTAAGACATATCTTCACCGACTTCGAGCTTTTTCCACTCTTTT is a window encoding:
- a CDS encoding GNAT family N-acetyltransferase — its product is MMNFSFITPDQLHYVAKEWKKLEVGEDMSYFQSYNWYAMLNALNYDIRDKKFDIGYAIVRKNGNIKLIAPLWIVHRTFGKFNRKGIYLFGRGQWSDYLNFIYDEWDEAVARFLFANLKDSFHIDRFYFENLKTTTELAQFIKINYKIITERKSICVGLSLPASSEEYIRMLSKNSRQNIRTARNRAVKDNVKFIYDFDDKNVDIAAFSEFRAERVTEKNRFDGMTVKWRILNFISTNILHRGWYRFKEYAPYTHDGNSRFISLKTIDGKLCSAFNYGVDKTHRQIVLMAVSTNEQYSRYSPGILLLSAFIEKLIKDDEIVSIDFTRGNEHYKYALGGKEHYISGLEFICNE